One Melospiza georgiana isolate bMelGeo1 chromosome 25, bMelGeo1.pri, whole genome shotgun sequence genomic window, CTGAGATGGCTGCAGCCTTGGGAGATATTTAATTGGATAAGACCCTTTTCAATCACAGTCACACATATGTGcaggggcacacacacagacagaaacAGTCAGTGCAAGCAAGGTCCCTGTAAAAAATTCTCCTCAGAGGTCACTGAAATCCTCACTTCAGATGCTCTTGCATCTCCCACTGGGTGAAGGACGGGTGCTGTGGTGCCAGATCTCTTTGGCCCAAACGGCTCCCAGCAACGTGGGTGAGAGTGGGCTGTCCTGAGGTAGCAGTTAAACCAGGGTGCAGCCATAGGGCACAGCTGCTCTACAGCATGGGTGGACTGCATTGGGGATAGGACTGCACTGAGGTCAGGGACAAGGAACAGGGAAAGGTCTTCTGTATGTTTTGCAAAGGGGTTCATTCCCTGGACGGCCAGGGACAGAAAGACACCCATGGCCTGGGTGATGCTGGCCTGATGTCAGGCACTCACCAAAGccactctgtccctgccccccgGCAGGTgcacaggggagagaaaatttaACCAAGGGTTCCTGGGTCAGGATAAGATGAAAAGAGATCCCTCACTAAACACCAAAATGAGCATCACAgacacagcctgggcacagggagggaatTTATTATGAACCAAATCAAATCAGGACAAGGAGAGAGGAAATAAATCTCTCCAACACCTCCTCCCAACCCAACAAGAGTCACCCAGAATGGGCATAaccagggctctgcccaacGGGGATCACTGGAGATCATCCAGTGTGGATCTGCCCATGGGGGATGGCTGTATTGCACTAaagatggagctggagcagcgcacAAAGCTCTTCCAGCACTTGGGGCACTCACACGGCTTCCCTTACCAATGCCTCCGTTGGTGTTGGGTCAAGTCAGAGCTcctggagaagctcttcccacactcaggacactcatagggcctctcccAGGTGTGGATGCACAGGTGGAGTTGCAGTTAACACCGTTCCTGCAAGTGGGGCTGTGGTAGGGCCTCTCCTGTGTGTGAATCTGCTCATGTAAAGGAGATGGAAGTTagtctgaaacctcttcccacactcaggACACTCATAGGGCTTCTCCCTGCTGTGGATCTTTTGGTGATTGACGAGGTTGGAGCTCTGCCCAAAGCCCtccccacattccccacactcttAGGGCCATTTTCTCTGTGTGGATCACCTGGTGGTGGATCAAGTTGAAGCTCCAAAACTCCctctgaagcccttcccacattccaagCACTTGTGGAGGTTCTCCCCATCCTGAGGCTTCTCCACCAGCTGCGAGCTCTGTCTGGATCTCCCTCTGGCCGCCTTCCCGGCACATGGAGAGTCTTTCCTcctcacagctcctggggctggattTGCAGCCTCTCCTTCTGTGGGatctccagggcttttcctccacttttGTGGGAAGGGACCACAGGGAGAATGGGGCAGAGATGCCTTGGGAGGACACTTCTGTCTAATTGTCAATCAGCTGTGGTCCACTCCCCAATTTCTAGAAGGTTCTCTGTTCCTCATTTCCCCATTGGATTGTGTTGTAAGACCACCCTTTCCCACCACTCCCATTGGTGCACCCCACTTTGACTTCTCCTCTGATCCCTCTTCCTATTGGTTGTCTGTATCCTGGCCCCACCCACCTTCTTCCTGTTATAAATCCTGGCCCCACCCTTGTTCTGGGCTCTGCCACTAGCTCTCCTTTGGCTGTGgttgtgtccctgctcctctcctcaccTGGACCCTTCGACTCTCCTACAATAAACCAGCTGGACCCTCAGCAGTGTCTAGAGCCCTCCTTCTTCAACTGGTTGAGCACAAGATTATCCATCAGGGCCTGAgtgcaaggtgggctggggaaGCTGCTCCCTCGAACCTTGAGGAGTCTGCTCTGACTGCAcctgcccaggagctccctcGCAGGGAGAAGATATCCCGCACCCGTTAGATTCCCGTGCTCTGCCCTGGAGCCACTCAAAACGGCCTCTTCCATGAGGTTCTGCCATggggatttgtcctccctggtctccgtctgcagctcagtgcctggaataaggaaagaaaaggagaggaaggaatgaagaaggaaggacagaatGAGGAGAGGAACGAGGGTGGACAAGGAGAGGACGAgatttgcctccatgccagagggaaggggaaggagaccCACCCAATGCATCCCCGGCAGGACAGCTTCATCATCAGGGTTGTTCTGCAGCCAGGGGTGATGCTAGGCTGGGAAATGGAacagaggaaaggggaaaggagcagtgacttcctcctcacctgcctccGTGTCCCtgcatcttccttttccttgcagcCTCCTTTTCCATCTGGACAAAGTTTGGGATTGACAAATCCTGGCTTGGGGTGAGCACCTTGGTCCTTCTGATCAAGTCCAGCTCCAGAAGTCCATTCACTGTTGGTGGGCCCAGACCCTGCTCATCTCCAGCCTCCCCCACCCCTCCAGGCTGGTGGGATCCCCCAGCTCCGGGAttgctcctccctgctctcccactcCCAGTGAGCCCCAAAACTGATGTCACCCCCCTGCCCCTTCTGGTAGCAGGCAATCACCATGTGGGTCCTCCAAGACCCCTCCAAGGGGCATTTGCGGCTCAGCTGATGGGGTCTGTGAGATCCAAACATCCCCTCCCTTGCAAAAAGCCCTCCTGGACACTCCCTGAGGGATGTGGGACGAGCTAcccctccctgctcacctgcagGATGTGGAGGGTGGATTGATGCTGCCAGAAGCAGCGAGAGCTGCGGACTCAGTGAGTGAGGGAACCGCGTggttctcctgctgctcttcctcttcctGGTACTGTTCCTgttcttcctttccctcctcctttcctccccctcatccctctctccctcctcttcctcttgctccccctccctgcccaccccagacccccctttccccaccacatctctcccacagccacagcaccaCCAGCATTTGGGTGGAGGGAACCCCCCATGaacccccagggatgggcaatGGGCTTGAGGACCCACCCAGTGGGGATCCATCCCTCCCCAGAGTTCCAGGGAAACACTTCAGGGATCAACTGGGGAACACAAAGGGATCCCCATGGAACTGCCCTTTTTCTGTTCCATCCCCACCTTTTACTCCCCTCTCCCATCATTCCCCCAAACTAAAGATCCCTCGCAACTCAGTTTTGGGGTCCCATGCCTCTCCCACTCTCTTTGAATCCTCTTTTCCCCTGCTCTTCTGCCCCTTTGCCATtgtccctccagccccatccctcaCCCTCGTGCTTGGGTTTTGGGGGATCCAAGCCCCTCTTGGCTCTGTCTTGGGGGGGGTCACATTCCCCCTTTCCCTGAAATCTGGCAGCTCTTGGGTGCTTTTTCCTGAGAGGAATCCCtgagttttgggatttttggggtgcagTTTTGGAGAGGGACAGCTCTCTCTGGCTTTCCCCTTCCTGCTGTGGCCCCTCAGCTGCCTCCAACACCCTTGGGGTGCTGGGATTTCCCTCCTGGGGACAAGGACGTTCATCCCCTTCCAGGAGCCCAATGCCTGGCTGGGACTCCAGGTCAGAGGGTCCTtgagcagctgccccagaacCTCCCCCAGggtctcccagcacagctggagctgctcagcctggggtCTCCAAAGGCCTCAGCAAGACCCAGGTCCCTCCCAGGAACCCTCAACTCCCTCAAACCCAGCATCCCCCACATCCCCTGCAAGTTATCCCCATGGCACCAGCCATGGCCATGCCTCCACAGGTCACCGGCCATGTCCCACCATGTCCTCACCCATGGCTGTCTCCCCACCGTGTTTCCATCCCTGTCATTGTCCCCAACATCAGcctctgtgcccctgtgcccccatgtccccatcccccTCCATGTCCATGTGTCCCCTTGTCAGTCCCCATGTCTGTGTCCCACCAAGTCTGTGTCCACCGTGACCACACCCATGTCTTAGTTCGATGTCTTTATTTTTACGCTTGTGTTGGATATTTTAAAGGGATAAAgagatattaaaagaaaatcaacctaaaataaaaatatttccatgtccGTGCCTGTGAGAGTCTGTCCGAAATATCCTTCATTTATGCCTCACAACTGTCATGAAGAAAAGACCACCAAAAAGTTAAAACTGTTGAGCCAGTGGGGAGGGGAAGTCATGCGATTGTCAGTTTGTTTCCACAGGTGTTATTTGCATAACACCCCAAGCTGAACACGAAGGGTGCATTCTGCCCCTTCTGAACAATGGACTCTCCCTACCTCCTGGCCTGCCTCGCTTGAGCTCTGggtggtctcccacagaagacccCTCTCATCCGCCCTCAGCCATTGTGACAGACAAGCAGAAATGCAAGCCTCTTCATCAAAGAACCAAGACAGGAAATCCCCGTGCAAGAAAATCCCCCTCGCACCTTCTTCCAGACACTGAGACTGAACCCCCCCAACTCGGGGGAGGTGTGCACGAAGGGGGGAAAAGCTGCCCAGAGTAAACGCACCTGCGAGCATTGGGCCAGGAAAACAATGGTTTTTGCCTGTTGCTTGGCTAGGACTCTGTGCACCcccttttctgttctttccccCTCCCGGGAGACCTTTGTTTCGGCTCCCCTTCCCCGCAATGAAAAATCGTATAATTGGAGCCCTGGTTAGCCATGCTTTTCGAGATCTCCCGGACGTGACCCAGTGAGCTTTGATGGCCGGACCCTGAAGGACAAAAGAGGTATCATGTCTCGGCAGCTATACCTgtcttccctcttttcctccctcttcccttatcttctcccttttttccccagttccGCTTACCAACGCATTTCAGTTGtgtttatttcaataaaactgcattttgtcgatttgttactgcaaatcCCCTGTGCCTTGTTGGTTAATTTTGCACCTAAAAATCATCGCGTTACCTGTCCGCTGGGACAGATCATGACAGTGCCAGCTGAGGTTCCACCTGCTTGGGTGGGAGAGAAGAACCTTTTTTGGTGGAGTTTCTACCCTACTGTCTCCAAAATTTTGGtcttttcttcactttttcatCATCTGCCTGTAGAAGACTCCCTTAGGCAACAGGAAAttaaaatcatggaatcccTGAAGTtagaaaagacctccaagaccatccAGAACTCCTTGATGACACCAGAAGATAGGAGTGAATACAAAAGATGTTCTGGCGTTGAAAGTCAAGACATCTGCTCTCCCCATGGAATTCCCATTGTTGGTCTACCTCCTGATGGATGTTCTGCTCTCTGCATTCGTCCAAGTGCCCAGAGGGAGCCAGGAAGATgtggagcatccccagccaggTGTCATCCCAACACAGATCACCAGGGCACTGCCTAACAGAGGTCACTGGGGATCATCAAACGTGGATCCTCCcatgggggatggagctggagcagtgcacAAAGCTCTTCCAGCACTCAGGGCACCCACAGGGCTTCCCTCAGTGACGCCTCCGTTGGTGTTTGGTCAAGGATGAGCTCagggagaagctcttcccacactccccacactctTAGGGCCTCTCCCTGGAGTGGATGCGCTGGTGGGAGACGAGGGCGAATTTGCGGttgaagcccttcccgcagTCGGGGCAGCGGAACGGCCTCTCGTCTGTGTGAATCCGCTCATGTCTGAGGAGAGTGGAGCTGATCTGgaacctcttcccacactcaggACACTCGTAGGGCTTCTCCCCGGTGTGGCTGCGCTGGTGTTTTCTCAGGTCTGAGCTCCACCCatagctcttcccacattccaagCAGGTGTAGGGccgttccccagtgtggatcctctggtgctgGATCAGGTGGGATCTCTGgttgaagctcttcccacattccccacattCATAGGGCTTTTCGCCagtgtggatcatctggtgCCGGATCAGGTCAGAGCTGTCTCTGAAGCTCTTCCAACAATCCCCACATTTGTAGGGTCGTACCCCAGTGTGGATCACCTGGTGCTGAATTAGGCCAGAGCTCTgtctgaagctcttcccacactccccacactggTAGGGCcgctccccagtgtggatcctttGGTGCTGGATCAGGTCGGAGCTCTGGCTGAAAACCTTCCCACATtccaagcacttgtggggcttctTCCTGCCATGAGGCTtctccaccagctctgagctcggGCTGGATCTCTGGCCATCTTCCTGGCTCAGGGGGGCTCTTTCCTCCtcgcagctccctgggctgggtttgtaGCCACTCCTTGTGCAGGATCTCCGGGGTTTTTCCTCATCCTCCATTAGACCAAGCCTTGGGAATAAAAAATCCTGgtttaggttaaaaaaaaaaaaaaaaaaagaaaaagaataagaGGGTGCCTTGCACTGGGAGTTCCTCCTTGCCCAACTTCATCTCAGGAACTAATAGGACATCTTGTGTCTGTAAGAACTTCCAAAACACCAAGATTCAGCACAAAAATTCTTCCAACACCAAGACACAGATCAAAAACTCCCCAAACATCATGATTTGGCAAAAACCTCCTCCAAAAGATAAAGATTCAGCCTCtacaaaaaaccaaagcacCAACATTTAGCCCAAGAAAGCTCAGAAACACCAAgattcaccccagtgaaattCATGGATCCTCCTCCCTGGATATCTGCTGCATATGAGGGGACAATGATCCTGGGGCTTGGGGTAGAGCCTGCAGATACAGGGAGAGATGGAACCTTCTGATGCTTCCtgtttctgctcctcctcctgtgtCTCCGCTCTTCTTCacactcctcttcctcctgctatTCCTCATTCTCCTGCACAATCCCACCATCTCGTCCCACGTGCATCGTTTGACCAGTTTGTTCCTCAACcctgcttctccttcccttctcctcctgccccaggcccAGCACCCACTGCCGGCTCCCTCTTGCCCCCAAACCCACAGCATCCCAcggcaggggcagggatggagctggggcagctcgggctggggcagcgctgggcTCTTGGCCGCTCCCGCCCGCACTCGGTCCCCACTGCAGCCGCTCCCGCCGGGACAGCGCGGGGGGGCCCGGCCTTGGCGCTGCCGCACTCCcacctccccaaattcccctcgAGGGGGGCGCTGGGGCCGAGCGGGAGCGCAGATGGGGAACGCTGAGAGCCGCGGGTCTGCCTGGCAACTACTGAGTCATCATCAGCGTGTGCGCTGATTGGCTGAGCACTGCCTGAGGGTGGGGCTGCAGCAAGGGGGGACACCCTGCTCCAGGGGGGATGCCCCACAAATGGGGGACCCCcatgaaaggaagaagaggaaagtgTCTTTACAAACAGATGCTGTGAATCTGCTCAGAGATAGAGCCAGGGACTTGTACATAAAGAAGCGACAGGAGAAGCCATCAGTTTCATAAAATGTTATTAATTGATGACACAGACTGCTGCTCAGCCAAGGTCCTGCTAAATTAATGAACTTCGAGAAGAAGAACAAAGACTTCACAGAGCCATAAATATTGTTTGCTATACAAAAATGGGGAGCATATTAGGAAGGGGAAGCAGTAGGTAGACTGGGATGTCTGTAGCTCTCAAGCCAAtagggaaagagaaagggagatGTAGACAGGAAACTTAGGATGAAcaggaggctgtgtcctccaaCAAGTGGAGAGACTCCATAGGAAATGTCCCATGgcttctcacttttttttttttttttttgaatgaaattatttttacaggAGTCCTCTGTCTTCTTCCTGAACAGAAACCTCTGGTGGTGTCCATTTTTCCACACACCTTGGGACTCGTCCAGAATTCCTTCCAACATCCGGGGTGGCGGGCAGCGAGTGCAGCTGAAGGTGCCTCACCCAGTTTGGGTGATCTTGGGTGACTCCCTTGGGGGGCGGCGGCACCAGGGATTGATTGGGTACCCGAGAGTGACCAGGAGACAAACAAGTGACACATCAGGGGAGGCTCTGAAGAGTCAGCAGGGAGAGAGCACTGCAAATCTCATCTGTGAGTGTGCTGGGATCTTTGGGGAGTGAACATGACAGGGCACCCATGGAGGGTAGAAAAGGGAAAGCCGGGAAGGGGTCCTGGCCAAAGGGATGCAACAGATGATGATCCCAAAATATCTCTGAAGGGTCCCTTTGGAGAAGGTTGAGGAAGAGTACACATTCCCCCAGAGGTAATTATGGACATGGATACCCAGAGGGGCAATAAGGGAAGTGGAAAAGGGATTTGGAAAacaggggatggatggatggatggatggatggatggatggatggatggatggatggatggatggatggatggatggatggatggatggtgttGGTGTGCTGGGAAGAGACTGGATGAAGGGGAGTGTGCAGCAATATGGTTAAGGcaagaagcagcaggaggaatCTATGtggtaagaaaaagaaaagaggaggaagagaaaaataccGAGGATTGGGATGATTTTCAACAGAGTCTTATCCTCAATATTTGTCAGCTGATCATTTGTATCCCCGGTTTCCAGGAGAGGAAATCAAGGAGGTCAGGGTTTCAGGGGGTTTCTCTGTGGGCGGCAGCACCGGGCGCAGAGCTGCGGCACCGGGAGCACGGGCTGGGGGCCTGTGGGGagctgcggggccgggccggggctgtggggcagccggggctcagcgccgggcgctgcctgaccccaccagccccgggcagggccggcagcGGCCCCCGGCCCCCAGGAGGCTGCGGGACGCCCCggccgctgcccggccccgTGGAgctgccggccctgcccgccAGGGGCGCCTTTGGACACTGCGGCAGGACAGGGAGCGGCTCTGGGATACGGGCTGGGGAGGGtaccctgagcacagggaggaggagcaAGGAACACCTGGGAAAGGCGGATTATTAGGGAAGGATCAAGATATTCTTTGAGTCGCTGGAAAACAAATGATTTTGCAGAAAGCTCAGCAGCTGTCAGAGGATGAGCAcccacaggcactgaggggggctgcaggaggggcacaagaaggccctgcagcacttgggcacaaaggcacagcaggtgagtgcaagaagggagcagcaaaaggccAAGCTGAAGGCAAAGGCCAGGGCACAGTTCCTACAGCCCCTGAGGGATCAACCCCAGGGCCCAAGGgggccccagcacccagggcacggCTCGGCCACAAGCACCTGGCAGAGGCATTGCCCTCctcggcagggcagagcccacccaaacagcccctggcaaggaaccagggctccagctgcagggcacaaggacactgcaagcacagacagcagcaccctcaggacCAGCAAGTCCACCCCTTGATGGACATGGAttggcagggctgtcacagctcccatCACACCAGGGACCCTCCACACTGAGAACATTCAGGGTGGGTTTGCATTGAGAGGAGGCCTCCCTTGATGGACACAGGAGCCTCTCAATGCACTTTGAATCTTAGAcccaagagggaaaaaatgctAGAAATATGTTTGATTAGTAAGGAGATAAGTGGGAAAGAGCAGTGGTTTTATTCAACCACTATTAGCAGATGTGGGCAATGGGTTTGAAATGCATGAACTTTTATTTCCTCCTAATTGCTATCATGATTGACTGGGAAGCGATTTGTTTTCTAAACTTGGAAcgcaaattaattttataaaagtTGATACAGAGCCTAGTTCTGTTGTACCACATGTCTGTCtgggcctgcactgccacagctgctggggaataCCATGGCACAATTCCACTCTGGAGCTCAGTTGCACTCACACACTGGGCTGGCTGGAATAAGATTACACCATGAGAATGTTGTTTCAAATTAATGTTACTTTGATATTGTCAGTTAGATTTGGGCCAGGAGTGTGAGAATCAATTTTTATTCTTAGCAgaagaagtagaaaaaaatctttattgcTTTGGATTCTTTTtcttgtgtgtttgtgtggctgTTGGGGATTGCAAAATTTTGGTCTGAGTTTTCTGGTGTTTACCTTCAGGCTGCATTTTACAGAACTAGAAGAGCTTTAAAGGTGTCCCTTTAACTCATAAACAGTTAATAGAACactcttcaaaaaaaaacccctaaaattaaaaataccccaaaaacccctggctttgggggaggggggggagggaggggggcaTGTGTGAGTACACCCTGGAAGAGAAGCTTCattccaggcagcctgcagaggagctttagaaatgcaaatgaacactgCTGGGCAAAGGGTGGACAAGGCACCTGGGTCTCTTGCCTGGGGCAGGAATTGGGCtgattccctctgcccctcaccccaagctctgcctgctggcatGATGGAATTTGCACAGCtcaaggcagagcccagggggaggatatCTGACCCTGCAACAGAAATGGGTGAAGCTGCAAAGGGAAACAGCACATGGAGAATGTTGGGAAAACTTCACTTTAAATAAATGGGGGGGGGAATCATCCCTCTGCCCACTCCAACATGTGCTGTGACTGTCTGTATGTTATAGAGGATGTATTAGAGCACTAAGATGTTCTAGCTATCACAAGTTCAGGGAAATCAGTTTGGAATCAAAGTATTTGATGATTTAATTAGAGAAAAGTGGTCAATTGATGCAGTCTTGGCTCCTGAGGCAGTGCCCAAAACCGGGAAAAAGCTGAACGGCCAGCAGAACAAATCCTACAACACCATGGACCGGCCCCTGGGAACCCGAACCAATTCATATCAGGAGCCACAGaacccatttctcatttcaatgGCATCATTAGATTTCAAGCTGCCCTCGCAATAATAACCAACCAGACAGCTCCGGCTCCTGACCTTGCTGCTGACCAATCCACTGAAATGAGGAACACAACATTTCTCCATGAGATGGAATTAGATCATCTGTtagcagaaggaggaggagtTTCTGCAAAAATCAATGACTCAAACTGCTGTTGGCAAATAGATGACAAAGGAAAAGTGGTGAAACAGATAACAAAGGAAACAAGAAAGCAGCTCATGCACCAATCCAAACGCGGATAAGATGGGAATGTGTCATAGTTTGAGAGGAAGTAAGTTTTCTGAGATATGCTGTAGTCACCAATAAGTGTTCAGATTTTTATATTAGCACCTAGTGTAGCCACTAGAGACATTAGACACGCCTCTGAGAACGCAGGGGTTAAGAGCAAAGAACTCTCGGGGGAAGATCTCTGGAATTCCAGCGAGGGAAGTGAAGAGGCCCAGCACAGAAGGGTGGGAGAAGCACCAGGAGGCATCGGGCAGCCCCCCCACCcaggagacagagacagagataGAGCCTGTGCCCCCTTGAAATTTGATATCAAGCGCTGGCAGGCAGCCCGGCCTGTGGAGAAGGATGGGGGGTGCAGCGAGAAGGTGTCCTGCCGCTTGTGGGAGCTTTGAACCCTTTCTCAGACAATGAAAACTTTGCAGAACATTAACCTTTCCTAGAAGAGTGATAGAGATGAAATGGAAGAAAGAAGTGTGCAAGTGTCAAAGTGAAGAATCTTAAGTGAGAAGAGATGATAAAGTAGCTTACCTAGACTCTTCTTGttatagccatggacagaatCATGTTCcttgtgacacagagactgcatccaGAGGGAGGAAATGGCTCAGACCCAAGAAAGTTCAGTGTTAGTACCCCTCAGCCCCAAGAAGGGAAATCTGAAGAAGACAAGTGTCCCAAAGATGGGACTGTGCTCTGTTTGGTAAcgggacaaagcatccttaaaaagacaaccctaggAGCAGCTCTAGTCCATGTTCAGCAGGGAGAGCACTGGACATAAAGGGAAGAGGTCATGACATCAGATTTACTCCTGGCGGTGCCACGAGGGACACAGAAACACACGAAGTTTCAATGGTGTTTCCAGAAGAAGCCTATAGCACAAGAaagactcctctcctcttgatgaatTGACAATTGATTATCTAAAGACTAGTGGTAGACCGAGAGTTGAAATTTGAGAGATAGATGTATTGGAATTTAGtagagagaggaggaaatgtttttacaaagttttcattttccctgcaTATTTCTTGTTATTTAGagttgtagtttagttaataaagttttcttttctttatttctaagtaaaAGCCTGTTTcgcttattcctggtcacatctcacagcagacaccagagagAAACTATCTTCATAGGAGCACTAGCATTGTGCCAGCCTCTAACCATAACAGAATGGGACACGGTTTTGTGGCTCCCTGGCAGACCATGGGTTAAACAAATGCTGTTTCTCCTCTGATGTGCTACAGAGGAGAAACAGCATTTGTTTTACCATGCTCCACACCTTGAGAGTGCAGCTCATTCAGCAGCTGAGCGAGGGG contains:
- the LOC131093433 gene encoding zinc finger protein 436-like encodes the protein MEDEEKPRRSCTRSGYKPSPGSCEEERAPLSQEDGQRSSPSSELVEKPHGRKKPHKCLECGKVFSQSSDLIQHQRIHTGERPYQCGECGKSFRQSSGLIQHQVIHTGVRPYKCGDCWKSFRDSSDLIRHQMIHTGEKPYECGECGKSFNQRSHLIQHQRIHTGERPYTCLECGKSYGWSSDLRKHQRSHTGEKPYECPECGKRFQISSTLLRHERIHTDERPFRCPDCGKGFNRKFALVSHQRIHSRERP